From a region of the Cenarchaeum symbiont of Oopsacas minuta genome:
- a CDS encoding inositol-phosphate phosphatase, with the protein MESYNHLRHFGANALEMALFSKGLMDALVDLRGSIRIQDIAAGYLIVKEAGGIILDEELKPLDSDLEYTSRLSFVAASSRKVLDEVIKDII; encoded by the coding sequence TTGGAGAGCTATAATCACCTACGACACTTTGGAGCAAATGCACTAGAGATGGCACTCTTTTCCAAAGGTTTGATGGATGCACTTGTTGATTTACGCGGTAGTATACGCATACAAGATATTGCAGCAGGGTATTTGATTGTAAAAGAGGCAGGAGGAATCATACTTGATGAAGAGTTGAAACCGCTTGATTCTGATCTTGAATATACATCTAGGTTGTCGTTTGTGGCAGCGAGTAGTAGAAAAGTTCTAGATGAAGTTATCAAAGATATAATCTAG
- a CDS encoding Eco47II family restriction endonuclease — MVKNQYVDFVTDEHFLNCVKYVCDAYEDNTKPEWHNGRDPFKLIFDTINSKSSFPDWETQELMRQADKTINNRIGEFHQKLLGGVNGWTDLGTGDDIKLDLKKDDNTIFLELKNKFNTVNGDSLGALRRKLENNLETYPNSVNYWAFLISKNGSSNEIIWKYKDKTISNIKKIWGSNVYSLVTSQENALEKTWKAMPHALQKILKSDYEFVDPDGLIDDHFRNAF; from the coding sequence ATGGTAAAAAATCAATATGTGGATTTTGTTACTGATGAACATTTTCTTAATTGTGTAAAGTATGTTTGTGATGCATACGAGGATAATACAAAACCTGAATGGCATAATGGTCGTGATCCTTTTAAATTAATATTCGATACAATAAATTCAAAATCTAGCTTTCCAGATTGGGAAACTCAAGAATTGATGCGACAAGCAGATAAAACCATAAACAATCGAATCGGTGAATTTCATCAAAAATTACTGGGAGGAGTTAACGGTTGGACAGACTTGGGAACTGGAGATGATATAAAATTAGATCTAAAAAAAGATGACAATACCATATTCTTAGAATTAAAAAATAAATTTAATACAGTAAATGGAGATTCATTGGGAGCTCTTCGAAGAAAATTAGAAAATAATCTTGAAACGTATCCAAATTCTGTAAATTATTGGGCATTTTTAATATCTAAAAACGGATCATCCAATGAAATAATTTGGAAATATAAAGACAAAACAATATCAAACATAAAGAAAATATGGGGATCTAATGTTTATTCTTTAGTAACATCACAAGAAAATGCATTAGAAAAAACATGGAAGGCTATGCCACATGCTCTGCAAAAAATTCTCAAATCAGATTATGAGTTTGTAGATCCTGACGGATTAATTGATGATCATTTTCGAAATGCATTCTAA
- a CDS encoding cytosine-specific methyltransferase gives MKLTAIEIFAGAGGMALGLEKAGFDLKALIEIDKHAAATLQKNRPSWNVLNKDVREINFKKFYQHIDLVSGGFPCQPFSHAGHKLGFDDVRGTVFYEFARAIKEIKPKIFVAENVDAILRNDDGKTLSTIIKILESFQYTIQYRVLNALNYKTPQKRKRVIFVGLLPGMTFEYPRPQRNILTLRDALKKIPKSNGATYSKERARILKLVPPGGSWVDLPISLQKKYLGKSFFSGGGKRGMARRISWDEPCLTLTCSPSQKMTDRIHPDETRPFTVREYARIQTFPDSWKFAGSMYSQYRQIGNAVPVKFAIAIGKALHNSLMQSKLMPTIQI, from the coding sequence ATGAAACTTACTGCAATTGAGATATTTGCTGGTGCAGGTGGAATGGCACTAGGTCTTGAAAAAGCTGGTTTTGATTTAAAAGCACTTATTGAAATAGACAAACATGCTGCAGCAACATTACAAAAAAATCGTCCAAGTTGGAATGTATTGAATAAAGATGTTCGTGAAATAAATTTCAAAAAATTTTATCAACACATAGATCTAGTTAGTGGTGGATTTCCCTGTCAACCATTCAGTCATGCAGGACATAAACTTGGTTTTGATGATGTACGGGGTACGGTATTCTATGAATTTGCTAGGGCGATAAAAGAAATTAAACCAAAAATATTTGTGGCAGAAAATGTTGATGCTATATTAAGAAATGATGATGGTAAAACATTATCTACAATAATTAAAATTTTAGAATCATTCCAATATACTATTCAATATAGAGTTCTAAATGCATTAAATTACAAAACTCCTCAAAAAAGAAAACGTGTAATATTTGTTGGATTGTTACCAGGTATGACATTTGAATATCCACGACCACAAAGAAATATTTTAACTCTTAGAGATGCTCTCAAAAAAATACCAAAATCAAATGGTGCTACATATTCAAAAGAAAGAGCTAGAATACTCAAATTAGTTCCTCCAGGAGGTTCGTGGGTAGATTTACCTATATCACTACAAAAAAAATATCTTGGCAAAAGTTTTTTCTCAGGAGGCGGAAAACGGGGCATGGCTCGTCGCATATCGTGGGATGAACCATGTCTCACACTCACATGTTCGCCATCCCAAAAAATGACTGATCGAATACATCCAGACGAAACTAGACCGTTCACAGTAAGAGAATATGCACGAATTCAAACATTTCCAGATTCATGGAAATTTGCTGGTAGCATGTATTCTCAATATAGGCAAATAGGTAATGCAGTACCAGTAAAATTTGCTATTGCTATAGGTAAAGCATTACATAATTCTCTCATGCAGTCAAAACTTATGCCAACAATTCAAATATAA
- a CDS encoding LVIVD repeat-containing protein, producing MLSPLPFISPFDYHVQDTTVQSLFGQSYHDVIKTRNAYAQDLPPIALSSIQLAKLGVSPVSSITDGTDYPELDGASSITTTQIDGSTYALVAANRDDGVQIINISNPASPSPIVALADGTGGYRVLDGASSITTTQIDGSTYALVAAFTDDGVQIINISNPASPSLIAAITDGINYPELGGASSITTTQIDGSTYALVAAFNDDGVQIINITNPASPSPIAALTDGADYPELDGAISITTTKIDGSTYALVAAQTDFGVQIINITNPASPSPIADITDGADYPELFGATSITTTQIDGSTYALVTAIFDAGVQIINITNPASPSPIADITDGTDYPELAGAYSITTTKIDGSIYALVTAQSDNGVQIINITNPASPSPIADITDGADYPELNGATSITTTKIDGTTYALVTAQSDDGVQIIKLENLPPVLPLSIYTSTNNVYANEGDTLTIELNVNDTIATHDANIVNLSTSTINTNDGNLVASITIPSSPIEEYATFTITVANSLGVSLDITQNDLPSDSNIFVDTIPPRISLISSADYTILQNTIDPFIPGATVEDGDPNYSGNYAVTSSGTLDTSIVGSTVLYTYTADADGAGNPGQSTTRTVTVIDAEPIHITALTITSNGNDNIYAREGENVTVTLTTDGTDLGNVTGRILGRAFTTSINDGSATFTNLVEPGDNGNATFSITVTNSSGNQITITQDDITDTSFVTTDTIKPVITLNGDDNIVVIQNSTYTDAGAIATDASYGTQTVPSIDTVDTSTIGIYNLSYKAPDDPAGNLGPSITRTVHVQDYPPIELTSLTLTSDNTNPVYATTGNTLNGIIYVNDTIVDNTINILQPGLAPDSVIPSGNGLFFLYEITNSISIENNATFNITITNTNGVNKSVTQDDITSGAPIFVDTVSPRISLISSANYTVLQNTPDPVIPGATVEDGDPNYSDSYTVTTNDTLDTNTIGSTVLYTYTADADGAGNPGQSTTRTVTVIDAEPIHITALTITSNGNDNIYAREGENVTVTLTTDGTDLGNVTGRILDRAFTTVSNTGGSATFTNLVEFGDNGNATFSITVTNSSGNQITVTQDDITDDTFVTTDTIKPVITLTGGAITILQNDPYVEPGSSISDSGNPTYTGTVSATLLDTSILGIQNITYTGTADAAGNTPDAVNRTITIQAKPLGVTSLTIQSDNANNAYAKLGDQITATLTVNGTIGTVTLAEIESSNATSSIASNIVTINKTVTSSDADTNNASFTITVTNEDNTTISTFTNADLTGSPLVIDQTAPTITLNGLNNIIAIQNSIYTDAGAIATDASYGRQTVLNTSTIDTTVIGNHTLSYTAPPDLAGNLGPTITRTVSVQDLPPIALSTIQLGKLGVSPASSITDSANYPELAGASSITTTQIDGSTYALVAAQNDDGVQIINISNPASPSPIADITDGTDYPELSTPLGITTTKIDGSTYALVAAFNDDSVQIINISNPASPSPIADITDGTDYPELNGASSIITTQIDGSTYALVASNNDDGVQIINISNPASPSPIADITDGTDYPELNNPLGITTTQIDGSTYALVASQIDNGVQIIDITNPASPSPIADITDGTDYPELNGASSITTTKIDGSTYALVASQIDNGVQIIDISNPASPSPIANITDGTDYPELNGAYSITTTKIDGSTYALVAALNDNGVQIINITNPASPSPIANITDGTDYPELNGASGITTTKIDGSTYALVAARFDNGVQIIKLENIPPVIPLSIITSTNNAYANTGDKLTIELNVNDIIDNHAANIANLSTPTINTNDGNLVASITIPSSPIEEYATFIITVANSLGVSLDITQNDLPSDSNIFIDTIPPRISLISPDYTVLQNTPDPVIPGAIATDGDPNYSGTFTVTTSGTLDTSLVGSTVLYTYTADADGAGNTGQSTTRTVTVIDAEPITVTGLTVASSNGNNYARVGQTISITLTTDGTDLGNVTGTILGRTFTNSTNGGSATFTSLVESGDNAPLSFSITVTNSSGNAITITQESITSGSVTTDTINPEITLNGLNNTITTLNTPYIDPGAIATDASYGTRIVQPSSNPVDTNTLGNYTLSYTAPPDLAGNLGPTITRTVSVQDLPPIAFPSLRYNFTTSTVTTIINGTDYPRLDGPFDIATIKIDGATYALVTVEHDDNVQIINISDPASPSPIDLLIDGIDHDYLRGGRGITTTQIDGSTYALVAANGDVSMTILNITNPTNSSPVSFRNYGIDFLLLKGAHDIASIQINNSIYALMTTLSGNSVEIFDITNVTDPIAVAKIINSTEYPTLDNPSGITTTQIDGSTYALVAANVGDGIQIINITDPANPSPTANIINSTEYPTLDSVYDITTTKIDGYTYAFSSGIGIQIINITDPANPSPTANLINGTEYPVLTNPREIAITQLGGSTYALVAANGDDGIQIINITDPANPSPTANIINSTEYPALERPRSIAITQIDGITYALVTAYFSDGIQIIKLENIQIGSSPLSIKTSTNNAYVNTGDTLTIELNVNDTIATHTANIANLSTPTITTNDGNLVASIIIPSSPIEEYVTFIITVANSLGVSLDITQNDLPSNPNIFIDTVSPRIYLASSANYTVLQNTTDLVIPGATVEDGDPNYSGNYTVTTNGTLNTSLVGSTILYTYTADADGAGNPGQSTTRTVTVIDAEPITVTDLTVSSSNGNNYARAGQNVTITLTTDGTDLGNVTGTILGRDITSSSINGGSATFTSLVESGDNAPLSFSITVTNSSGNAITITQESITSSSVTTDTINPVITLNGLNNTIIILNAQYVDPGAIATDASYDRQTVTSTDTIDTTVIGNYTLSYTAPDDPAGNLGQTITRTVSVKDLPPIALSSIQLAKLGVSPVSSITDGTDYPELDGASSITTTQIDGSTYALVAXIWHIRFIPI from the coding sequence TTGTTATCGCCTTTACCATTCATCTCGCCGTTTGATTATCATGTACAAGACACTACCGTTCAATCTCTTTTTGGTCAATCATACCATGATGTCATCAAAACAAGAAATGCTTATGCACAAGATCTCCCACCGATTGCATTATCTAGCATACAGTTAGCTAAACTTGGTGTCTCTCCAGTATCCTCCATAACCGATGGCACAGACTATCCAGAACTAGACGGCGCATCCAGCATCACCACCACTCAAATAGACGGCTCTACATACGCCCTAGTGGCAGCAAATAGAGATGATGGCGTCCAAATAATAAACATTAGCAACCCAGCATCCCCATCCCCAATAGTTGCCTTAGCAGACGGCACAGGTGGATATCGAGTACTAGACGGCGCATCCAGCATCACCACCACTCAAATAGACGGCTCTACATACGCCCTAGTGGCAGCATTTACTGATGATGGCGTCCAAATAATAAACATTAGCAACCCAGCATCCCCATCTCTAATAGCTGCCATAACCGATGGCATAAACTATCCAGAACTAGGTGGCGCATCCAGCATCACCACCACTCAAATAGACGGCTCTACATACGCCCTAGTGGCAGCATTTAATGATGACGGCGTCCAAATAATAAACATCACCAACCCAGCATCCCCATCCCCAATAGCTGCCTTAACAGACGGTGCAGACTATCCAGAACTAGATGGCGCAATTAGCATCACCACCACCAAAATAGATGGTTCCACATACGCCCTAGTGGCAGCACAAACTGATTTTGGCGTCCAAATAATAAACATCACCAACCCAGCATCCCCATCCCCAATAGCTGATATAACAGACGGTGCAGACTATCCAGAACTATTCGGCGCAACTAGCATCACCACCACCCAAATAGATGGCTCCACATACGCCCTAGTGACAGCAATATTTGATGCTGGCGTCCAAATAATAAACATCACCAACCCAGCATCCCCATCTCCAATAGCTGATATAACAGACGGTACAGACTATCCAGAACTAGCTGGTGCATACAGCATTACCACCACCAAAATAGATGGTTCCATATACGCCCTAGTGACAGCACAAAGTGATAATGGCGTCCAAATAATAAACATCACCAACCCAGCATCCCCATCTCCAATAGCTGATATAACAGACGGCGCAGACTATCCAGAACTAAATGGTGCAACTAGCATCACCACCACCAAAATAGATGGTACCACATACGCCCTAGTGACAGCACAAAGTGATGATGGCGTCCAAATAATAAAACTTGAAAATCTACCACCAGTTCTTCCTCTATCAATCTATACTAGTACAAACAATGTATATGCAAATGAAGGTGATACATTGACTATAGAATTAAACGTAAATGATACCATAGCCACGCATGATGCAAACATTGTAAATCTATCAACTTCAACGATAAATACAAATGATGGCAATCTTGTAGCATCGATAACAATTCCATCTAGTCCAATAGAAGAGTATGCAACATTTACCATTACAGTTGCAAACTCGCTAGGTGTCTCGTTGGATATAACACAAAATGATCTACCATCAGATTCAAACATCTTTGTTGATACAATACCTCCAAGAATATCTCTAATATCCTCTGCAGACTATACAATACTGCAAAACACCATAGACCCATTCATTCCAGGTGCAACTGTAGAGGATGGTGATCCAAACTATTCTGGCAACTATGCTGTTACCTCAAGTGGTACACTTGATACAAGTATTGTAGGCTCTACTGTTCTCTATACATACACTGCTGATGCAGATGGGGCAGGTAATCCAGGTCAGAGTACAACTAGAACCGTTACCGTCATAGATGCTGAACCAATCCACATTACTGCGTTAACTATAACAAGCAATGGCAACGACAACATATATGCAAGAGAAGGTGAAAATGTAACAGTCACTTTAACCACAGACGGCACAGACCTTGGAAATGTCACAGGTCGTATACTCGGCAGAGCATTTACAACTAGTATTAACGACGGCTCTGCTACATTTACCAATCTAGTTGAACCTGGCGACAATGGAAATGCCACATTCTCTATAACCGTAACAAACTCTAGCGGAAACCAAATTACCATAACACAAGATGATATTACTGATACATCATTTGTTACAACAGATACGATAAAACCAGTCATAACACTCAACGGTGATGACAATATTGTCGTAATACAAAATTCAACATATACAGACGCAGGAGCTATAGCCACTGATGCATCATATGGTACACAAACAGTCCCCAGTATTGACACAGTAGATACAAGTACAATAGGCATCTATAATCTATCATACAAGGCACCTGATGACCCCGCAGGCAATCTAGGTCCTAGCATAACAAGAACTGTTCATGTACAAGATTACCCACCTATCGAATTAACATCCCTCACGTTGACTAGTGATAACACAAACCCTGTATATGCAACAACTGGTAACACATTGAATGGCATAATATATGTAAATGATACTATTGTAGACAATACTATTAATATCTTACAACCAGGACTAGCTCCAGATTCAGTAATACCTTCTGGGAACGGATTGTTCTTTTTGTATGAAATTACAAATAGCATCTCCATCGAAAATAATGCCACATTCAACATAACCATCACAAACACTAATGGTGTAAACAAGTCGGTTACACAAGATGATATTACATCTGGTGCTCCGATATTTGTTGATACAGTATCACCAAGAATATCTCTAATATCCTCTGCAAACTATACAGTATTGCAAAACACCCCAGACCCAGTAATTCCAGGTGCAACTGTAGAGGACGGTGATCCAAATTACTCTGACAGCTATACTGTCACCACAAATGACACACTTGATACAAATACAATAGGCTCTACTGTTCTCTATACATACACTGCTGATGCAGATGGGGCAGGTAATCCAGGTCAGAGTACAACTAGAACCGTTACCGTCATAGATGCTGAACCAATCCACATTACTGCTCTAACTATAACAAGCAATGGCAACGACAACATATATGCAAGAGAAGGTGAAAATGTAACAGTCACTTTAACCACAGATGGCACAGACCTTGGAAATGTCACAGGTCGCATACTCGACAGAGCATTTACAACAGTTTCAAATACAGGTGGCTCTGCTACATTTACCAATCTAGTTGAATTTGGCGACAATGGCAATGCCACATTCTCTATAACTGTAACAAACTCTAGTGGAAACCAGATCACCGTAACACAAGATGATATTACTGATGACACCTTTGTCACAACAGATACGATAAAACCAGTCATAACACTCACAGGTGGTGCCATTACTATACTACAAAATGACCCATATGTAGAACCAGGCTCTAGCATATCTGATTCTGGAAATCCCACATACACTGGAACCGTATCTGCAACATTACTAGACACCTCGATACTTGGCATACAAAATATAACATACACTGGTACAGCAGATGCAGCAGGTAATACTCCAGATGCTGTAAACAGAACCATCACAATCCAAGCAAAACCACTAGGTGTTACCAGCCTGACAATTCAAAGTGACAATGCAAACAATGCATACGCCAAACTAGGTGATCAAATTACCGCAACTCTAACTGTAAATGGTACCATTGGAACTGTAACTCTAGCAGAGATTGAATCAAGCAATGCAACATCTAGTATTGCAAGTAACATTGTAACGATCAACAAAACAGTAACATCATCTGATGCTGATACAAACAATGCCTCTTTTACCATTACAGTTACAAATGAAGATAATACAACCATTTCTACATTTACCAATGCAGACCTGACAGGCTCACCACTCGTGATAGATCAAACCGCTCCAACCATAACACTCAACGGTTTAAACAATATTATTGCAATACAAAATTCAATATATACAGACGCAGGAGCTATAGCCACTGATGCATCATATGGTAGACAAACAGTTCTAAATACTAGCACAATAGACACAACCGTAATAGGCAATCATACTCTATCATACACTGCACCACCTGACCTAGCTGGCAATCTAGGTCCAACCATAACAAGAACTGTCAGCGTTCAAGATCTCCCACCGATTGCATTATCTACAATACAGTTAGGTAAACTTGGCGTCTCTCCAGCATCCTCCATAACCGACAGTGCAAACTATCCAGAACTAGCTGGTGCATCCAGCATCACCACCACTCAAATAGATGGTTCCACATACGCCCTAGTGGCAGCACAAAATGATGATGGCGTCCAAATAATAAACATCAGCAACCCAGCATCCCCATCTCCAATAGCTGATATAACAGACGGCACCGACTATCCCGAACTAAGCACCCCACTAGGCATTACCACCACCAAAATAGATGGTTCCACATACGCCCTAGTGGCAGCATTTAATGATGATAGCGTCCAAATAATAAACATCAGCAACCCAGCATCCCCATCTCCAATAGCTGATATAACAGACGGTACAGACTATCCAGAACTAAATGGCGCATCCAGCATCATCACCACTCAAATAGATGGTTCCACATACGCCCTAGTGGCATCAAATAATGATGATGGCGTCCAAATAATAAACATCAGCAACCCAGCATCCCCATCTCCAATAGCTGATATAACAGACGGCACAGACTATCCTGAACTAAACAACCCACTAGGCATCACCACCACTCAAATAGATGGTTCCACATACGCCCTAGTGGCATCACAAATTGATAATGGCGTCCAAATAATAGACATTACCAACCCAGCATCCCCATCTCCAATAGCTGATATAACAGACGGTACAGACTATCCAGAACTAAATGGCGCATCCAGCATCACCACCACCAAAATAGATGGTTCCACATACGCCCTAGTGGCATCACAAATTGATAATGGCGTCCAAATAATAGACATCAGCAATCCTGCATCCCCATCCCCAATAGCTAACATAACAGACGGTACAGACTATCCAGAACTAAATGGCGCATACAGCATTACCACCACCAAAATAGATGGTTCCACATACGCCCTAGTGGCAGCATTAAATGATAACGGCGTCCAAATAATAAACATCACCAACCCAGCATCCCCATCCCCAATAGCTAACATAACAGACGGTACAGACTATCCAGAACTAAATGGCGCATCCGGCATTACCACCACCAAAATAGATGGTTCCACATACGCCCTAGTTGCAGCACGTTTTGATAATGGAGTCCAAATAATAAAACTTGAAAACATACCACCAGTTATTCCTCTATCAATCATTACTAGTACAAACAATGCATATGCAAATACAGGCGATAAATTGACTATAGAATTAAACGTAAATGATATCATAGACAATCATGCTGCAAACATTGCAAATCTATCAACTCCAACGATAAATACAAATGATGGCAATCTTGTAGCATCGATAACAATTCCATCTAGTCCAATAGAAGAATATGCAACATTTATCATTACAGTTGCAAACTCGCTAGGTGTCTCGTTGGATATAACACAAAATGATCTACCATCAGATTCAAACATCTTTATAGACACAATACCTCCAAGAATATCTCTAATATCTCCAGACTATACAGTACTGCAAAACACCCCAGACCCAGTCATTCCAGGTGCAATCGCAACTGATGGTGATCCAAACTATTCTGGCACTTTTACTGTTACCACAAGTGGTACACTTGATACAAGTCTAGTCGGCTCTACTGTTCTCTATACATACACTGCTGATGCAGATGGGGCAGGTAATACAGGTCAGAGTACAACTAGAACAGTTACCGTCATAGATGCTGAACCAATTACAGTTACAGGTCTAACTGTCGCAAGTAGCAACGGCAACAATTATGCTAGAGTAGGTCAAACAATATCCATCACATTGACCACAGATGGCACAGACCTTGGAAATGTCACAGGTACCATACTCGGTAGAACATTTACTAATAGTACTAATGGCGGCTCTGCTACATTTACTAGCCTTGTAGAATCTGGTGATAATGCACCACTCTCATTCAGCATTACAGTAACAAACTCTAGCGGAAACGCAATCACAATAACACAAGAAAGCATTACATCAGGCTCTGTTACAACAGATACGATAAATCCAGAGATAACACTCAATGGACTCAATAACACAATCACAACATTAAACACTCCATATATAGATCCAGGTGCTATTGCAACAGATGCATCATACGGTACACGCATAGTCCAACCCAGTTCTAACCCAGTAGACACAAACACACTAGGCAATTATACTCTATCATACACTGCACCACCTGACCTAGCTGGCAATCTAGGTCCAACCATAACAAGAACTGTCAGCGTTCAAGATCTCCCACCGATTGCATTCCCTAGTTTAAGGTACAATTTTACCACATCTACAGTAACTACCATAATAAACGGCACAGACTATCCAAGACTAGATGGACCATTCGATATTGCCACTATTAAAATAGATGGCGCCACATACGCACTAGTGACAGTAGAACATGATGATAATGTCCAAATAATAAACATCAGCGACCCAGCATCCCCATCCCCAATAGATCTCCTAATAGACGGTATAGATCATGACTATCTACGTGGTGGACGTGGCATTACCACCACCCAAATTGATGGCTCTACATACGCCCTAGTGGCAGCAAATGGTGATGTCTCCATGACAATATTAAACATCACAAACCCAACAAACTCATCCCCTGTATCATTCAGAAATTATGGTATAGACTTTCTTTTACTCAAAGGAGCGCATGATATTGCTTCTATCCAAATAAACAACTCTATATATGCACTAATGACCACCTTGAGTGGTAATTCAGTTGAAATATTCGATATTACCAATGTTACAGACCCAATTGCAGTAGCAAAAATAATCAACAGCACAGAATATCCAACACTAGACAACCCATCAGGCATTACCACCACCCAAATAGATGGCTCTACATACGCCCTAGTGGCAGCAAATGTAGGTGATGGCATCCAAATAATAAACATCACCGACCCAGCAAACCCATCTCCAACAGCTAACATAATCAACAGCACAGAATATCCAACACTAGATAGCGTATACGATATTACCACTACTAAAATAGATGGCTATACATACGCCTTTTCGTCAGGTATTGGCATCCAAATAATAAACATCACCGACCCAGCAAACCCATCTCCAACAGCTAACCTAATCAACGGCACAGAATATCCAGTACTAACTAACCCACGTGAGATCGCCATCACCCAATTAGGTGGCTCTACATACGCCCTAGTGGCAGCAAATGGTGATGATGGCATTCAAATAATAAACATCACCGACCCAGCAAACCCATCTCCAACAGCTAACATAATCAACAGCACAGAATATCCAGCACTAGAACGCCCACGCAGCATCGCCATTACCCAAATAGATGGCATCACGTATGCTCTAGTGACAGCATATTTTAGTGATGGCATCCAAATAATAAAACTTGAAAATATACAAATAGGATCATCTCCTCTATCAATCAAGACTAGTACAAACAATGCATATGTAAATACAGGCGATACATTGACTATAGAATTAAACGTAAATGATACCATAGCCACGCATACTGCAAACATTGCAAATCTATCAACTCCAACGATAACCACAAATGATGGCAATCTTGTCGCATCGATAATAATTCCATCTAGTCCAATAGAAGAATATGTAACATTTATCATTACAGTTGCAAACTCGCTAGGTGTCTCGTTGGATATAACACAAAATGATCTACCATCAAATCCAAACATATTCATAGATACAGTATCTCCAAGAATATATCTGGCATCCTCTGCAAACTATACAGTATTGCAAAACACCACAGACCTAGTCATTCCAGGTGCAACTGTAGAAGATGGGGATCCAAATTACTCTGGCAACTATACTGTTACCACAAATGGCACACTCAATACAAGTCTAGTCGGCTCTACTATTCTCTATACATACACTGCTGATGCAGATGGGGCAGGTAATCCAGGTCAGAGTACAACTAGAACAGTTACCGTCATAGACGCTGAACCAATTACAGTTACAGATCTAACTGTCTCAAGTAGCAACGGCAACAATTACGCTAGAGCAGGTCAAAATGTAACCATCACATTGACCACAGATGGCACAGACCTTGGAAATGTCACAGGTACCATACTCGGTAGAGATATTACTAGTTCTAGTATTAACGGCGGCTCTGCTACATTTACTAGCCTTGTAGAATCTGGTGATAATGCACCACTCTCATTCAGCATTACAGTAACAAACTCTAGTGGAAACGCAATCACAATAACACAAGAAAGCATTACATCAAGCTCTGTTACAACAGATACGATAAATCCAGTGATAACACTCAATGGACTCAATAACACAATTATAATACTAAACGCTCAATATGTAGATCCAGGAGCTATTGCAACAGATGCATCATATGATAGACAAACAGTCACCAGTACTGACACAATAGACACAACCGTAATAGGCAATTATACTCTATCATACACGGCACCAGATGACCCAGCTGGCAATCTAGGTCAAACCATAACAAGAACAGTCAGCGTCAAAGATCTCCCACCGATTGCATTATCTAGCATACAGTTAGCTAAACTTGGTGTCTCTCCAGTATCCTCCATAACCGATGGCACAGACTATCCAGAACTAGACGGCGCATCCAGCATCACCACCACTCAAATAGACGGCTCTACATACGCCCTAGTGGCAGNTATCTGGCATATTCGTTTCATACCAATTTGA